From a region of the Lepus europaeus isolate LE1 chromosome 17, mLepTim1.pri, whole genome shotgun sequence genome:
- the LOC133775818 gene encoding translation machinery-associated protein 7-like encodes MSGREGGKKKPLKQAKKQAKEMDEEDKAFKQKQKEEQKKLKELKVKVAGKGPLATGEIKKSGKKEAVPCA; translated from the coding sequence ATGTCCGGCCGGGAAGGTGGCAAGAAGAAGCCTCTGAAACAGGCCAAGAAGCAGGCCAAGGAGATGGATGAGGAAGATAAGGCTTTCaagcaaaaacagaaagaggagcaaAAGAAACTCAAGGAGCTAAAAGTGAAGGTGGCAGGGAAGGGCCCCCTGGCTACAGGTGAAATTAAGAAATCTGGCAAAAAGGAAGCTGTTCCTTGTGCCTGA